A genomic region of Chryseobacterium sp. KACC 21268 contains the following coding sequences:
- the fabF gene encoding beta-ketoacyl-ACP synthase II: MKRVVITGMGAVTPLGNDVETFWKNSLAGESGAATITHFNPEKFKVQFAAEVKNFTPEKYLDRNEIKRSDLFTQFGIYAAAEAMEDSGLDLASIDPFDIGVIWGTGQGGMQTFEDDVVAFATGDGTPRFSPFFVPKLIANMASGMISMKYGLRGINYTTVSACATANTAFMDAFNYIRWGKAKVIVSGGSEAPITQASVGGFSSMKAMSTRNEDPQAASRPYDVERDGFIMGEGAGALILEEYEHAKARGAKIYAEMIGAAMTADAYHMTAPHPEGIGAAKSMELALEDANITSDQVDYLNPHATSTPLGDLAELNAVTKVFKGSPNLDISATKSMTGHLLGAAGAVEAILCIKAIQNSIIPPTINISNLDENIPEGINIVTEPKQKEINIAMSNAFGFGGHNSTVIFRKI, encoded by the coding sequence ATGAAACGAGTTGTAATCACCGGAATGGGAGCCGTAACACCTTTGGGAAATGATGTCGAAACCTTTTGGAAAAATAGTTTGGCTGGAGAAAGTGGCGCTGCAACCATCACGCACTTCAATCCGGAAAAATTCAAAGTTCAGTTCGCTGCGGAGGTCAAAAACTTCACGCCCGAAAAATATCTGGACAGAAACGAAATCAAACGAAGCGACCTTTTCACACAGTTCGGAATCTATGCTGCAGCCGAAGCAATGGAAGATTCTGGTTTGGACCTGGCAAGCATCGACCCTTTTGACATCGGTGTGATTTGGGGAACAGGACAAGGCGGAATGCAAACCTTTGAAGATGATGTAGTCGCCTTTGCTACAGGCGATGGAACACCAAGATTCAGTCCGTTCTTTGTTCCAAAACTGATTGCCAATATGGCTTCCGGAATGATATCGATGAAATATGGACTTCGCGGAATCAATTACACGACAGTTTCTGCTTGTGCAACTGCAAACACCGCATTTATGGATGCCTTCAATTACATCCGTTGGGGAAAAGCGAAAGTCATCGTTAGCGGTGGTTCGGAAGCGCCAATCACGCAAGCTTCTGTCGGCGGATTCTCATCGATGAAAGCTATGTCCACCAGAAATGAAGACCCACAAGCAGCAAGCCGACCTTACGACGTAGAACGCGACGGTTTCATAATGGGAGAAGGTGCCGGCGCATTGATTCTGGAAGAATACGAACACGCCAAAGCAAGAGGCGCAAAAATCTATGCAGAAATGATTGGTGCTGCAATGACCGCCGACGCGTATCATATGACCGCGCCACATCCTGAAGGAATTGGAGCAGCAAAATCTATGGAATTGGCTCTTGAAGACGCCAACATCACGTCCGACCAAGTTGATTATCTGAATCCACACGCTACTTCTACACCACTTGGAGACTTGGCAGAACTGAATGCCGTTACCAAAGTTTTCAAAGGAAGTCCGAACCTGGACATCAGCGCAACCAAATCTATGACTGGCCATTTGCTGGGAGCAGCTGGCGCGGTTGAAGCCATCTTATGTATCAAAGCGATTCAAAACAGCATCATTCCGCCGACCATCAATATTTCAAATCTTGATGAGAATATTCCGGAAGGCATCAATATCGTGACTGAGCCGAAACAAAAGGAAATTAATATCGCGATGAGCAATGCTTTTGGATTTGGAGGACACAACTCGACGGTGATTTTTAGGAAGATTTAA